A genomic region of Exiguobacterium sp. Helios contains the following coding sequences:
- a CDS encoding D-alanyl-D-alanine carboxypeptidase family protein, with product MKRLFTLFLSVLILTADLSPMTGYAETPDIQAESYIMVDAVTGKILLAEQAELSLPPASMTKLMTLYLVRQQIEQKKLSWNQTVRPSGKVLKLAKTQGIARLPIRKTTYTIRELYDAAFIKSANDAAVLLAEVMAGTEKQFVERMNETAAALGMKDTEYANASGLDAVDATLPGTNLMTAMDISLLIIRYIQDYPDVLDVTKRSFITINGAKVENSNKMLPRQPYVYSGMRGMKTGTTDLAGYCFASVATRGNLTLVSVVMRTKSDKARFAETKKLLDYGFSSFEPLTYYGKGEQIKGALPIRGAKQARYDVVTKTALYVTVLKNQPKPQTPVFQFSKAEAPLKRGEAIGTVQVEDAGRYLPGFSVPQAVVTSAEKVELASFQTRLFRAVSAWSKKISQAIHQPTLVNLKGDSVK from the coding sequence ATGAAACGTCTTTTCACACTCTTCCTGAGTGTACTTATACTGACAGCTGATTTGTCACCGATGACAGGCTATGCGGAAACACCGGACATTCAGGCGGAATCTTACATAATGGTCGATGCTGTGACAGGTAAGATCTTATTGGCTGAACAGGCTGAGTTGTCGTTACCGCCGGCTTCGATGACAAAATTGATGACACTTTATCTAGTGCGTCAGCAAATTGAGCAGAAAAAACTGTCGTGGAATCAAACGGTTCGACCAAGTGGAAAAGTGTTGAAACTTGCGAAAACACAAGGAATTGCCCGGTTACCGATTCGGAAAACAACGTATACGATTCGGGAACTGTATGATGCGGCCTTCATTAAATCGGCTAACGATGCTGCCGTCCTGTTGGCAGAAGTCATGGCTGGAACGGAAAAACAATTCGTCGAACGGATGAATGAAACGGCGGCCGCACTGGGAATGAAAGACACGGAATATGCAAATGCATCCGGACTGGATGCTGTCGATGCGACATTACCGGGAACGAACTTGATGACGGCGATGGATATTTCGCTTTTGATCATCCGTTACATTCAAGACTATCCGGATGTATTAGATGTGACGAAACGTTCATTCATTACAATCAATGGAGCGAAGGTGGAAAACTCCAATAAGATGTTGCCGCGTCAACCGTATGTATACAGCGGAATGCGGGGAATGAAGACTGGAACGACGGATCTTGCCGGTTACTGTTTTGCGAGTGTCGCAACCCGTGGGAATTTAACGCTCGTTTCGGTCGTCATGCGCACCAAATCGGATAAAGCCCGATTCGCCGAAACGAAAAAATTGCTCGATTATGGTTTTTCTTCTTTTGAACCGTTGACGTATTACGGAAAAGGAGAACAAATTAAAGGCGCCTTACCGATCCGAGGGGCAAAACAAGCCCGTTATGATGTTGTGACGAAAACAGCTTTATACGTGACGGTATTAAAAAATCAGCCGAAACCCCAGACGCCCGTCTTTCAATTTTCAAAAGCCGAAGCCCCTTTAAAGCGGGGTGAAGCCATCGGAACGGTCCAAGTGGAGGACGCCGGACGGTACTTGCCCGGCTTTTCCGTTCCTCAGGCTGTCGTAACCAGTGCTGAAAAAGTTGAACTGGCGAGCTTCCAGACACGTTTGTTCCGTGCAGTTTCGGCCTGGTCCAAAAAAATCAGTCAAGCGATTCATCAACCAACCCTTGTCAACCTTAAAGGGGATAGTGTAAAGTAA
- a CDS encoding YaaL family protein has protein sequence MNWFRKKIRSEYDERFLRELAQAQENYLMKRRLLEISYDDYGDLEAQMKLAESVYYFYIREAKKRRVSLPTVRL, from the coding sequence ATGAATTGGTTTCGGAAAAAAATCCGGAGCGAATATGATGAACGTTTTCTTCGGGAACTGGCGCAGGCACAAGAAAACTACTTGATGAAACGCCGTTTGCTTGAAATCAGTTACGATGACTACGGTGATCTCGAAGCTCAAATGAAGCTGGCTGAATCCGTTTATTACTTCTATATTAGAGAAGCGAAGAAACGACGTGTCTCGCTACCGACTGTTCGCTTATAA
- a CDS encoding deoxynucleoside kinase → MFITVEGPIGVGKTSLANAISHHFSFSMLREIVEENPFLGKFYEDIEEWSFQTEMFFLCNRFKQLDDIERHYLSKQRSVVADYHIFKNLIFAHRSLKVEHLDKYEQIYSILTTDMPKPDAVIYLDASIDTLMKRVALRGREIEENMSRAYLEQLAADYETFVTDYQFKHPEVKVIRFNGDELDFVKRPEDLEYVLTKIRNELYEGANHA, encoded by the coding sequence ATGTTCATAACGGTTGAAGGACCCATTGGTGTTGGAAAAACTTCACTTGCTAACGCCATCAGTCACCATTTCTCATTTTCTATGTTACGCGAAATCGTCGAAGAAAATCCCTTTCTTGGAAAGTTCTATGAAGACATTGAAGAATGGAGTTTCCAAACGGAAATGTTCTTCCTGTGTAATCGCTTTAAGCAACTCGATGATATCGAACGTCACTATCTCAGTAAGCAACGCTCTGTCGTCGCTGATTATCATATCTTTAAAAATCTTATTTTTGCCCATCGTTCTCTGAAAGTCGAGCACCTCGATAAGTACGAACAAATCTATTCGATCCTGACAACGGATATGCCTAAACCGGATGCCGTCATTTATTTAGATGCAAGCATCGACACATTGATGAAACGTGTTGCTTTACGAGGACGTGAGATTGAAGAAAACATGTCACGTGCTTACCTCGAACAACTGGCAGCTGATTACGAAACGTTCGTCACGGATTATCAATTCAAACATCCGGAAGTGAAAGTCATCCGTTTCAACGGAGATGAACTCGACTTCGTCAAACGTCCGGAAGATTTAGAATATGTCCTGACAAAGATCCGCAATGAATTATATGAAGGAGCGAACCACGCATGA
- the tadA gene encoding tRNA adenosine(34) deaminase TadA, which yields MERHEHYMHLAIEEAKKAKAIGEVPIGCVIVKGDEVIATGYNHRETNHQATAHAELLAIEEACRKLANWRLEGCELYVTLEPCPMCAGAIMLSRIEHVIFGAVDPKGGCCGTLMNLVQDDRFNHVSQLTGGVLEQECGEMLTTFFRELRAKKKQQKRAMGCNGTDETV from the coding sequence ATGGAACGGCATGAACACTATATGCACCTTGCCATTGAGGAAGCAAAAAAAGCAAAAGCCATCGGAGAAGTCCCGATTGGTTGTGTCATTGTTAAAGGGGATGAGGTGATCGCGACCGGTTATAACCACCGGGAAACGAATCATCAGGCGACGGCGCATGCAGAGCTGTTAGCGATCGAAGAAGCCTGCAGGAAGCTCGCCAACTGGCGTCTCGAAGGATGCGAACTCTATGTGACACTCGAACCTTGTCCGATGTGTGCCGGAGCCATCATGCTGTCGCGGATCGAACACGTCATCTTCGGAGCGGTCGATCCGAAAGGCGGCTGTTGCGGAACGTTGATGAATCTGGTTCAGGATGACCGGTTCAATCATGTGTCACAATTGACAGGTGGTGTCCTTGAACAGGAGTGTGGCGAGATGCTGACTACATTTTTCCGGGAGCTTCGGGCGAAAAAGAAACAACAGAAACGGGCAATGGGTTGCAACGGGACCGATGAAACAGTATAA
- the pdxT gene encoding pyridoxal 5'-phosphate synthase glutaminase subunit PdxT, producing the protein MVIGVLGVQGAVREHQEMLHTLGVKTMIVKSAADLDGIDGLILPGGESTTIRRLIDRYGLLDVLRLQIDTLPMFGTCAGMILLASELSESPAHLRAIPMTVKRNAFGRQVDSFETSLIVEGVGQDIEAVFIRAPFVEQVGEGVRVLSTLGTAAVAVETDLHLACSFHPELTSDRRLHDYFIQKIRQRNAVSV; encoded by the coding sequence ATGGTAATTGGTGTATTAGGTGTCCAAGGCGCGGTCCGGGAACATCAGGAGATGCTTCATACACTCGGAGTCAAAACGATGATCGTCAAGTCGGCTGCGGACTTGGACGGGATCGACGGTTTAATCTTACCGGGCGGGGAATCAACGACGATACGCCGGTTGATTGATCGCTATGGATTGCTCGATGTCTTGCGGCTTCAAATTGATACGTTACCGATGTTCGGTACATGTGCCGGAATGATTTTACTGGCAAGTGAATTGAGTGAAAGTCCTGCCCATTTACGAGCCATCCCGATGACAGTAAAGCGAAATGCGTTTGGGCGACAAGTCGACAGTTTTGAGACATCTTTGATTGTCGAAGGCGTAGGGCAGGATATCGAAGCTGTTTTCATCCGAGCTCCTTTTGTCGAACAGGTCGGAGAAGGCGTACGCGTCTTATCTACGCTGGGAACAGCGGCCGTTGCCGTCGAGACGGACCTCCATCTCGCCTGCTCCTTCCATCCGGAGTTAACGTCAGACCGACGTCTTCATGACTATTTCATTCAAAAAATCAGACAGCGTAATGCTGTTTCTGTTTGA
- the serS gene encoding serine--tRNA ligase, which translates to MIDIKRLRQDFDAIQEKLAHRGEDLTDMNRFLALDEKRRELIAKTEVLKAERNEATKKIAELKRNKENADEAIAAMRQVGDEVKALDEELREVEATLNLLLLGIPNIPHDSVPIGSTEDDNVVIREVGDKPAFDFEAVPHWDLMEQLKIVDVERAGKVTGSRFVFYRGAGARLERALINFMMDLHQDKNGYTEILPPLMVNRDSMTGTGQLPKFEEDAFKVEDTNYFLVPTAEVPVTNMHREEILSADQLPIGYAAYSQCFRSEAGSAGRDTRGLIRQHQFNKVELVRFVKPEESYEQLELLTGQAEDVLKLLKLPYQVLSMCTADLGFTAAKKYDIEVWMPSQGVYREISSCSNFEDFQARRAQIRFRREANAKPEFVHTLNGSALAVGRTVAAILENYQQADGSVVIPEVLRPYMGGLEVIQE; encoded by the coding sequence ATGATTGATATTAAACGTCTGCGTCAGGATTTTGACGCAATCCAAGAAAAACTAGCACACCGGGGGGAAGATTTGACGGACATGAACCGGTTCCTCGCACTTGATGAAAAGCGCCGGGAACTGATTGCGAAAACAGAAGTTCTAAAAGCAGAACGCAATGAAGCAACAAAAAAAATCGCAGAACTGAAACGCAACAAAGAAAATGCGGATGAGGCGATTGCGGCGATGCGTCAAGTCGGCGATGAAGTCAAAGCGCTTGATGAAGAATTGCGTGAAGTCGAAGCGACACTAAACCTGTTGTTGCTTGGGATTCCGAACATTCCCCATGACAGTGTCCCAATCGGTTCTACGGAAGACGATAATGTCGTCATCCGCGAAGTCGGCGATAAACCGGCATTTGATTTTGAAGCTGTACCGCACTGGGATTTGATGGAGCAATTAAAAATCGTTGATGTCGAGCGTGCCGGAAAAGTAACGGGCAGCCGATTCGTCTTTTACCGCGGTGCCGGTGCACGTCTCGAGCGGGCATTGATCAACTTCATGATGGATTTACACCAGGATAAAAACGGCTATACGGAAATTCTTCCGCCACTCATGGTCAACCGCGATTCTATGACAGGAACAGGACAGCTTCCGAAATTTGAAGAAGATGCGTTCAAAGTCGAAGACACCAACTATTTCCTTGTCCCGACAGCAGAAGTACCGGTGACGAACATGCACCGGGAAGAAATCCTGTCAGCCGATCAATTACCAATCGGTTATGCAGCCTACAGCCAATGTTTCCGGTCTGAAGCAGGTTCTGCCGGCCGTGATACCCGCGGTTTGATCCGTCAGCACCAATTCAACAAAGTGGAACTGGTCCGCTTCGTCAAACCGGAAGAATCATACGAACAGCTTGAGTTATTGACAGGACAAGCAGAAGACGTGCTGAAATTACTCAAACTTCCGTATCAAGTTTTAAGCATGTGTACAGCAGATCTTGGTTTCACAGCTGCGAAGAAATATGACATCGAAGTTTGGATGCCGAGCCAAGGTGTGTACCGTGAGATTTCTTCTTGCTCAAACTTTGAAGATTTCCAAGCGCGCCGGGCACAAATCCGTTTCCGTCGGGAAGCGAATGCCAAACCGGAATTCGTCCATACGTTAAACGGATCTGCACTTGCAGTCGGACGGACGGTAGCGGCAATTCTTGAGAACTATCAACAAGCAGATGGATCAGTTGTTATTCCAGAAGTACTTCGTCCATACATGGGTGGTCTTGAAGTCATTCAAGAATAA
- the recR gene encoding recombination mediator RecR — translation MQYPEAISRLIESFTKLPGIGPKTAVRLAFHVLDMEEDDVLMFGKALVSAKRDISYCSICGNITDKDPCYVCSDKHRNRTIVCVVQDSRDVIAMEKMRDYQGLYHVLHGAISPMEGIGPEDINVSSLLTRLQADEAITEIILATNPNIEGEATAMYLSRLLKPTGIRVTRIAHGLPVGGDLEYADEVTLSRAMEGRREL, via the coding sequence TTGCAATATCCTGAAGCAATCAGCCGCTTAATCGAAAGTTTTACGAAGTTACCAGGAATCGGTCCGAAAACGGCTGTCCGTCTTGCGTTCCATGTCCTTGATATGGAAGAAGACGATGTGCTGATGTTCGGAAAGGCCCTTGTAAGCGCAAAGCGTGATATTTCGTACTGCAGCATCTGTGGGAATATCACAGATAAAGATCCATGTTACGTCTGTTCTGATAAACACCGTAACCGGACAATCGTTTGTGTCGTTCAAGATTCACGGGATGTCATCGCGATGGAAAAGATGCGGGACTATCAAGGGTTGTACCATGTCTTACACGGGGCAATCAGTCCAATGGAAGGAATCGGTCCTGAAGATATCAATGTATCGAGCTTATTGACGCGCTTGCAGGCGGATGAAGCCATTACAGAAATCATTTTGGCAACGAATCCGAACATTGAAGGGGAAGCGACAGCCATGTATCTTTCCCGACTGCTGAAACCGACGGGTATTCGTGTTACCCGGATTGCCCATGGTCTTCCGGTCGGTGGTGATTTAGAGTACGCGGATGAAGTAACGTTATCCCGTGCCATGGAGGGAAGACGCGAGTTATGA
- the dnaX gene encoding DNA polymerase III subunit gamma/tau: MAYQALYRVYRPQRFDEVVGQAHITRTIQNALMEERMSHAYLFSGPRGTGKTSLAKIIAKAINCEKAPVNEPCNECPTCRAITEGSSPDVFEIDAASNNGVDEIREIRDKVKYPPSEAAYKVYIIDEVHMLSTGAFNALLKTLEEPPAHAIFILATTEPHKIPATIISRCQRFDVKRHEVDQLMERMQYILSDQTIGYTETALRLIARAADGGMRDALSLLDQAVAFSNGDLNDDAVLEVTGAVEDEALLAVANALQAHQVDQLLQTLEKMQRAGKDLKRFVEDLVFFYRDTLLLKTSPTAVDLLERARPTEAFKTFVETIETETCFHVIEQLHDCQQQMRLTNHPRVLVEIAFIQIAEQGRTTGQIMQSLQQEVRELKEQMHQLKVTGVPAAEGAPAQQPAKRKQARPTVRIAKERIRQMLSRAEKTQLLEIQERWDAILKLILKQDGPIYSLVHESKPVLCSEDTLLIEFDNGKGWHFEQVMTNERTRFVIEEALFEVCGVKRQILAILDSDWKELKAEFVAKRNSSNIEEKEVAVESEEDRLLSETLGRFGDIVEFED; encoded by the coding sequence TTGGCCTATCAAGCATTATATCGGGTGTACCGGCCGCAACGTTTTGATGAAGTCGTCGGACAGGCCCACATTACCCGGACGATTCAAAACGCCTTGATGGAAGAACGGATGTCACATGCCTATCTGTTCTCTGGACCACGGGGGACGGGGAAAACAAGTCTGGCAAAAATCATTGCGAAGGCAATCAACTGTGAAAAAGCGCCTGTAAATGAACCATGCAACGAATGTCCGACATGTCGGGCGATTACAGAAGGATCAAGTCCTGATGTATTTGAAATCGATGCCGCGTCCAACAACGGTGTTGATGAAATCCGTGAAATCCGGGATAAGGTCAAATATCCGCCATCGGAAGCAGCGTACAAAGTATATATCATCGATGAAGTCCATATGTTATCGACCGGTGCCTTCAATGCGTTATTAAAAACATTGGAAGAACCGCCGGCACATGCGATTTTCATCCTGGCAACGACAGAACCGCATAAAATTCCGGCGACGATTATTTCACGTTGCCAACGTTTTGATGTGAAACGTCATGAAGTGGATCAATTAATGGAACGGATGCAGTACATCTTGTCGGATCAAACGATCGGCTACACGGAAACGGCGTTACGATTGATTGCCCGGGCTGCGGATGGCGGAATGCGGGATGCATTAAGTCTGCTCGATCAAGCAGTTGCCTTTTCAAATGGAGACTTAAATGATGATGCCGTATTAGAAGTGACGGGTGCGGTCGAGGATGAAGCATTGCTCGCGGTCGCCAATGCCCTGCAAGCTCATCAAGTCGACCAGTTGTTGCAGACGCTTGAAAAAATGCAACGTGCAGGAAAAGACTTAAAGCGTTTCGTTGAAGACTTGGTGTTTTTCTATCGTGATACATTGCTACTCAAAACGTCTCCGACAGCAGTTGATTTACTGGAACGGGCTCGACCGACGGAAGCGTTCAAGACATTCGTCGAGACGATCGAGACAGAAACATGTTTCCATGTCATTGAACAGTTACATGACTGCCAGCAGCAGATGCGTTTGACGAACCATCCCCGTGTTCTAGTCGAGATTGCGTTCATTCAGATCGCGGAACAAGGACGGACGACAGGACAAATCATGCAAAGTTTGCAACAAGAGGTACGGGAACTGAAGGAACAGATGCATCAGTTAAAAGTGACCGGAGTCCCGGCTGCCGAAGGAGCCCCTGCCCAACAGCCCGCTAAGCGAAAACAAGCCCGACCGACAGTACGGATTGCGAAGGAAAGAATTCGGCAAATGTTGAGTCGTGCAGAGAAGACGCAGCTTCTTGAGATTCAAGAACGTTGGGATGCCATTTTGAAATTGATTCTGAAACAAGATGGTCCGATTTATTCTTTGGTACACGAAAGTAAACCGGTCTTGTGCTCAGAGGATACGTTGCTGATTGAATTCGATAACGGAAAAGGATGGCACTTTGAACAGGTCATGACCAACGAACGGACGCGTTTCGTCATTGAAGAAGCGTTGTTTGAGGTCTGTGGCGTCAAACGTCAAATTCTTGCGATTCTCGATAGTGACTGGAAAGAACTAAAAGCAGAGTTTGTTGCGAAACGAAATAGTAGTAATATAGAAGAGAAAGAAGTGGCAGTCGAATCGGAAGAAGATCGATTGTTGTCCGAGACGCTCGGACGATTTGGTGATATCGTAGAATTCGAAGACTAA
- a CDS encoding deoxynucleoside kinase, whose product MNSKLREKYNIPADAVITIGGMVGIGKSTITNGLADSLGFRTSLEKVDTNPYLDKFYHDFERWSFHLQIYFLAERFKEQKKIFQYGGGFIQDRSIYEDTGIFAKMHFEKGTMSPTDYETYSSLFDAMVMTPFFPHPDLLIYLEGSFEQVLERIRLRGREMEQQTPIEYWEEMYERYTNWINNFTICPVLRLSIDEYDLLNEPESIERILSKIDKQLEVARTAKIR is encoded by the coding sequence ATGAACTCGAAGTTACGCGAAAAGTACAACATCCCGGCAGACGCCGTCATCACGATCGGCGGAATGGTCGGTATCGGTAAATCGACGATTACAAACGGTCTAGCAGACTCACTTGGTTTCCGGACATCTCTTGAAAAAGTCGATACGAACCCTTACCTCGACAAATTTTATCATGATTTCGAGCGGTGGAGCTTCCACTTACAAATTTACTTCCTTGCTGAACGCTTTAAGGAACAAAAGAAAATCTTCCAATACGGTGGCGGCTTTATTCAAGACCGTTCGATTTACGAAGATACAGGTATCTTTGCGAAGATGCATTTTGAAAAAGGAACGATGTCGCCAACAGACTATGAAACGTACTCGAGTTTATTTGACGCGATGGTCATGACACCGTTCTTCCCGCATCCGGATCTCCTGATTTATCTCGAAGGATCGTTTGAACAAGTTTTAGAGCGGATTCGTTTACGCGGACGCGAAATGGAACAACAAACGCCAATCGAGTATTGGGAAGAAATGTACGAACGCTATACGAACTGGATCAATAACTTCACGATCTGCCCTGTCCTTCGTCTATCGATTGACGAATACGATTTGTTGAACGAACCGGAATCCATCGAACGGATTTTATCAAAAATCGACAAACAACTTGAAGTTGCCCGCACAGCTAAAATCCGCTAA
- a CDS encoding YbaB/EbfC family nucleoid-associated protein: MRGMGNMNNMMKQMQKMQKDMAKAQEELKDLTVTGTAGGEMVSVVADGHKNIIDVIIKEEVVDPDDVEMIQDLVLAATNDALKKVDELVSSKMGKFTQGMNMPGMF, from the coding sequence ATGCGTGGTATGGGGAATATGAACAATATGATGAAACAAATGCAAAAGATGCAAAAAGATATGGCGAAAGCGCAAGAAGAGTTAAAGGACTTGACGGTGACAGGAACGGCCGGTGGCGAAATGGTCTCAGTCGTAGCAGATGGTCATAAAAATATCATCGATGTCATCATTAAAGAAGAAGTCGTTGATCCGGACGATGTTGAGATGATTCAAGATCTCGTTCTAGCGGCTACGAATGATGCTTTGAAAAAAGTGGATGAACTCGTTTCGAGTAAGATGGGTAAATTTACACAAGGAATGAACATGCCGGGAATGTTTTAA
- a CDS encoding DinB family protein produces the protein MTLTKQTLLTHYQDTMDFVRGLEHIPEEAWRTPYAEGKWTVAEIIGHLSPWDRFLVAERLPYILANEPFRVKPDSEAVNEEAAKMSREQQRILTIDEFLVSRDRLHRAVELIPEDRLTDTFTSKGKTISLLDFLGAMMQHDLHHRAQIEQVTVA, from the coding sequence ATGACACTCACTAAACAAACGTTACTCACGCATTATCAGGACACGATGGATTTTGTTCGTGGTCTTGAACATATACCGGAAGAAGCATGGCGGACACCTTATGCGGAAGGGAAATGGACAGTCGCTGAAATCATTGGTCATTTATCGCCGTGGGACCGGTTCCTTGTCGCGGAACGCTTGCCATATATTTTGGCCAATGAGCCGTTCCGTGTGAAACCGGACAGCGAGGCTGTTAACGAAGAGGCTGCAAAAATGAGCCGGGAACAACAACGGATTTTGACGATTGATGAATTTTTAGTCAGCCGTGACCGGTTGCACCGTGCCGTTGAACTGATTCCGGAAGACCGGTTGACGGATACATTCACGTCAAAAGGAAAAACGATTTCGCTTCTCGACTTTTTAGGTGCCATGATGCAACACGATTTGCATCACCGGGCTCAAATTGAACAAGTAACCGTAGCATGA